The Georgenia faecalis genome includes a window with the following:
- the rpmF gene encoding 50S ribosomal protein L32: protein MAVPKRKMSRSNTRSRRSQWKAQLTELVAVRVQGREIRVPRRLAKAYQKGMLVED from the coding sequence ATGGCAGTTCCGAAGCGCAAGATGTCCCGCAGCAACACCCGCTCTCGCCGGTCCCAGTGGAAGGCTCAGCTCACCGAGCTCGTCGCCGTTCGCGTCCAGGGCCGTGAGATCCGGGTGCCGCGGCGCCTGGCCAAGGCATACCAGAAGGGGATGCTCGTCGAGGACTGA